In the genome of Ziziphus jujuba cultivar Dongzao chromosome 10, ASM3175591v1, the window ACTGTTgaataataacatataaaaccaaaacgttcaattacccaaaaaaatatatatatatatatatatatttcaaagatTTAACAACTTTCGTTTAAAAAAACCAACACTTTCTGCAGTAAAACCCTGAAACCATTTGACCATAATCCATTTCACTCTAAGCAGGACAAACAACAATGAGAGCTGATATGACTCAAATTTCCTTTCTAGGGAACCAAACAGACAGTAACAGAAAGTGGAGTGGTATTTTAAGAAACTCACTTTTTGCTGATGGTTTTCCCAGAAACTGCAGAGGAAGAATCCACTGATATCTCCGAAACTGATTTGGCTATTTCCTCCTCCATTTTGCTGTTGGTAATCAGATTCGGTAAAGTTTCtgtaaaaatgttttttgttAAAACGCAAGCATCATGTGAAATTTCGCAGCACGATTCATACATATTGTCTAAGAATGCATTTCAGAAAAGTTTAAGTTAATCACAAACAGCAATCAACTGCACTTtgctattttgtattttatcatTCCTTACAACCAAACCAAACAGACAATTCCTCATTACAAAACAATCAAATACCCCCAAAATTCTATAATTATAAACACATATATGATTTAATGTGAAAATTTCTACGTACAAAAACTATAGGAAAATCAAGATCACTTATTACTTGTCAAAATTTTCccatcgtttttttttttttttttttttttcactctccACAAACACTTACTCAAAGCAACAGCGTACCTGGCGAAGCAAAATGCGAACTTTCTCAAGGATGTCAGTTTTCGGTATCGAAGTCGGAGAGAGCTTTCTCAAGGATGATTGACGAGTTTCCCGCTCGAAGATGTGCTGGGAATGGCGGCCGACTGGAGTGTGTTTAGGGTTCTTTCCTGAAACGCAAAGAATTTAGGACTGTAATAAATTGGGCGGGTCGGACTCTTAAAAGCTTCTCACTACTTGAGTAATTGGGTTTATTTTGTAGACATTGTGTAAAAAATACAGGAAGAGGAATTTCTAAATACActttaaaagacaaaaatatatttatttatatatatatatatatatatatatgtgtgtgtgtgtgtgtgtgtggaaaataaaaccaaaaaaaaaaaaaaaaattctttgaaaGAATTTTGACTCTCGACCTTTTATCATTCGATATAATATATCCATTTCATTTTCTGTTGAATGATATTACTTGGTTATAATAACGTCAACAAGCatttaacagaaaataaaaataaaaacaaaatgttaaaGAGCTCTTTTTGGatataaattttgtgtaaaaatcaaacaataaagtgaaaaagatgtaatcttttttttatatttttggtaaataaggaaaaaggaaaaaataaaaaaaataaataaaggaaccCCCTTAACTTTTATGCTTCGATCTTTAATgaattttgaaatgattttctacatttttcataaaagattttaaactattttgaaggggaaaaaaaatggtattttgagaataaatatagaaaagcaTTTACTTTTGGATAATCAATGGAAAAAGGAATGAAAATATACACAAACAGTGAATTTCATAATCCactttgaaattattattattatttttttttttaaaaaggacaTGGAAAAGCAATTCCCACATTGGggtttaatagaaaaatatatattttcgttTTTCAGACAAGAatcctctttattttttaataagtagAGAATTTCAATTTAGGTTAATCAAATTGTGTCATGTCaataatatgaatataataGTTACAGTAATGCTAtgtaatcattattaattagtattaattttcttttataatttacattaaaatacttttaagaaaaaacaatcccatattattttatgaaaaaaaaatccaagctataatcaaaataatatataatatatcatacTAATAATTATCTTctaatgtatataattttttaaattaaataataaaaaaatcaagttAAATGGAAAGTTAGTTGAGGAATATGTTATGTGTTGTTATGTTTATACATAATCATACATCTACCGATATGCCTATTACCATGTGaagaaaagttataaaaattcctcttctttatttttttttttatttttcattttcacctttaatttttatttttgattttatgacaatgtgaaaaaaaaaaattaacaattctATTTTAGGTACTTAgattgtattaatttattttcaattctaaattataaaagaaaattgacgATAATTATTCACTAGTATAATTAAGACCCAAAAATGTCTAATataattgttctcaatttaaGAATAATGAAATGACATAACTCTAATTATTAGATCCAAATAATTTGATATGGCACAATTTGGTTAATTCAAATCGAGATGTATAATTCGGTTGATTcttcatttataaataaatggagttttttttttttttccctgaaaagAAGGAGAAAGCACTCATTAAAATTAGGATTTATCACTTTAtggattcaaattcaaattgcattgcctttaatttgtttaaaaatgcACATTTATCCATAAGTAAGGTTGAAATGAACCGATTATGTTTTGTCTTAtggatgtaaaaaataaaataaaataaaatgtctgAATGCCTAAAACCTTATTAAATTGATATGGGAAAATCTTATCTAAATTCTAACTTAGTTTAAGAGGTTGCAATTTAGTTCATAATACGCTGATACGATTTGAAaatgacacggaataaatgagtTTAGGTCATAATTGAGTCAATCCGtttaacataattattaatcGTGTCGTTTTCAAATTGActtgtttaactcgaaattgacctgttatgacccatttattaaatgtgTCAGTTTCAATCCGACAGGATTATATATCTATTAcaatccatttaaatttaattttaaattatgattttttccataatatattatttaataagtaaaaaatagcataaattaaaaaactttataaaaataataatttattattaatttttttaaagacaaatttttaaaattaatttttattactaataggttaattttcaataaataggttaataggttaattttcaagTTAATAGGTTAATAAATCAGTACGACCTGTTAAAGTAATTGTGTTAAATGAGTTTTGTCGAGTTAACCTATTTATAAATAGATCAAGTTAATGTTTTAGTTATCTGACATGATTAATAAACGGATGAGATTAGGATCGCACATTTTTTATACAATTATTAAACGAATCGATACGAACTTTACACGAAAAAATGGAATTGTCACCCCTAGTTTGAGCCCTCCCATTCCTTTTTAGGTAGGGTTCAATCTTGGGTTTTTAGTACAAAGTAGTTCTTTTTGCACTGTTAAAATTTCTACTTACATTCCAGTTTTATATGAAGTTACAAAAATActttaaactttatttattttattttattttatgttaaatcgtttttttattaggattttattatcttttcaaaagTACTTAGAACATCTTCATCTTCAGTAGCATTGTATTTTGACATAGCAATGCTAAATTTTAGCACAAGTGGAGTTTTTTACCACTTTAATGGCACATTGATTTTGGAATGACCCAACCACCATTTGatactttatttttaatgtgagatttaaattattataattttgcttttcaattaataaaaatagatcccatcattatttaataatatttataatttaacaaTTCCATTTTTTAGCATATACAATTGGAGAGTGAATGCTAAAATTTGACACTGGCATTTACCGTTGAAAAGTTTATATCAAtgccaaaatttataaatgacaCAGCCAAATTCTACATCATTAAAATCCAGAAAAAGCTCATATGTTTTGCATATGATGGGTTGGTCTTCACGTGCATATGAGGTAGTATGCACATGTTCCACAAATATTTTCCCTTTCACAAAGTGCAAGGCATTCCTATATAGTCATCATTCCTGGGTAAAAAGAAATTGCAGAGCCAGCAGGTCCATAAGATGAGGTTGTGGCCTAAATGGACGCTGTCCTTAAAAGTAATTCCATGTGCAACTATTTAACGCCTAATGCTTTTTGGATGAACAGGATAATGATCCTAAAGTTCAGCATTTGTGTAACATACAATTTCCCTCTAGAGAATCCTTAATTTGTTTCATTGACTAATTTATTTCATTGACGATTTAAAAAGGCAATcgacaaaagaaaatcaaagccTCTTTACAGGAAAACATACAACTAATAAGCATACAACGCTTAAAGTTAGCATAAGTGAATCATAGCAACACTGAAAGTTAGCTGGAAACAATACAAGACATGTCAATTATAACGAGCAATCAGATAACACGGTTCCAGGTTCAAATCGTATTTCAACCTTGCAAAAATACTTGAGAAGCAGGCACTTGAACAACTTAAAACCTCACAATTTCAGCATCTATAAATGacaaaaagattaatataatttCACAATTATCTAACAACTGCactccttttatttttctataatatgCACTCAAAAGAAATTATGTTGAATATAATCTCTGGAAGCTCTACTACATATCCCATTCTTCCAAAAATTGGAACAGAGAATAGGTCGTGATCTAACAGAAGGGCCCctttatttgataaaactaaATTTGAACCAAACCAACTTCTTGATAAAGAGAATGTACAGCATCCTCACTTATCTCATATCCAATTAGCTACCAACTAAATTTTAAGGGTTTGCTATTCATTTGCCACAAGCCTCTACTTAATGGTGCCAACAAGAATAGGTAATATTCTCCAAGTGGTaatcaaattcatttttttgggtatttgtgAGAATAATTTGACAATTCTAAGCTGCCATGTATCTAGATGAATGGAATATCTTCTTGCTGAAAGCAGTTAAAGTATTCTAGAATACAAACAAACAAGTTCAAGTATGAGAATGCAACTGAAATTCATGACCTAGCTATAGCTTTGAACTTTTTGGATATGGCATCTCTATTATCAGATGCTTTGGCATGCTATTCAATTATCATCAAGTCTCATCTGTCCAAAAGTAAATTTTTGTTAGATTTACAAGCCAACTGTCAACCCAACCATTCCCCTCcaagaccaaaaaaataaatcacgTAAAATGGTCAATCAATTACATGTAAAATTTCATCAAAGGGCGGCCATTAAAGTTTCATTACAGAATTTGATAAATGCAGCTCaaaataaaagtagaaaaattGCTAGTTTCTAGAGCAATGTAGTAAATTTTGGAGAGGAAGAAAACCCGAGTTTGAAGTAGTGCCTAGAGGCTCATAATAATGATCTCAAATATAAATTCACTACAAATTGTCATGGACTTATGTTAAAATGGCACAACATCCAAAACAACTATAATATGGAATCCGCTCAAGAAATTACATATCAGTACATTGTGTGTTCAATCAATACCATTCATCTCAACTGTACGTTCCTCAATTATGATCAGATTACCTTATAACAATGCGTTAGTACAAGGAAGGcagaaaggaaaacaaaataaaaaaatcccaatCAGACCATCTTTAATCATACAAACACATCAAGGGCTAGGTTGTCTTTTTCAAGAAACCATTTATGCTTTCTATACGTTTACTTATATTGGCTTTCATCATTACCAACATTATTGCTGACAAGCtcacatttttctttctatctGATCCTTTAACTGGGTACATATCTGATGAACACCACTCATGCATCACAATATCCTAAATCTTAAACTCATATTCCTCTTCCAATATTGACCCTTTCAAAGGtacatatttcatatttgatgaATATGCAGATGCTCACAATGATCTACATTTCATCCACCTTAATTCTAATGGCAGCATTCTCTCTTATTTCCCTTATGAATAATTAATCAGACATAACAGGAAGAGCTTACTTAAGTACTTTTGTCATTAATCTCACTTTTCATTCAATTCAACTATAACAGGAAGAGCTTACTTCAGGTACTTTCGTCATTAATCTCACCTTTTATTCAATTCAACTATCATATTTACATGTTTAATGACTCAGctaaatttgatttatatttctatCCATGTGCTGCTGTAAAATGGGCAATATCAAAAGCAATAGAGAAATATATGAACTAAGGCAAAGAACACTGATATGAAGCTTGAAACAAAACCTCATTGACAGACCTATTTTAAACACATCTAAGCTATTGCatcggaaaacaaaaaaatatatggatcaagtgaaaacaaataaaataacataataagaGGCTTAAGAAACAAAATGGAAGATAGCAATTACCGAACAGTGATACACAGCTTTTGTATATAATCTAGCATTTTCCCATTTGATTCAAAGTTCAAGTTTTTGAACATGATATAATTTTAAGAACTTCATACTGCATAATTGACATCTGCAGCGACCAACTAATAAACAAAAGGGATGAACTTGTATCTCACTTTACTTGCATACTCCAAATAACTCTCACCAAAAGTCTCAACCATCATAGCCTCCTCCATTTTCGCCTTCTGCTCATAATACAATACACAAACTGCAACAACAAATAGCGAGCTCAAAGGTGCTCGAAGCGCAATGCAGTAAGTGGCAAACAGAAGCATCAAGGATGCATATATCGGATGCCGGACCCATCTATATGGTCCAAACTGCACAACAGCAGTAGGAACCACAACCTTTTCTGAATACTTTGCAAGATACAATGTTGCATTATACTGCATTAAAAGAGTCACCAATATCATAATCCAAACACCCACATTGCTCCACCCACCCGGAATGCGGTGCAACTCCGGCCCTTCAAATGCCGCCAGCCAATGTCCCACCATGACGCCGATGCAAAACAAGAAGCGGTACCTCTTTGGCGGGCTCACATCCCACTTGGGGTCATGGGGGCGAACAAAGTAATCCCCATATAATCGTTTCCTAATGCTAacattgaagaaaaagaaatagtgGTACACGAAAAAGAACACAAAAGGCCATCCTTCAAGAAACCCATTGAAAAAGGCAGGCGGAACAAGCGTGAGCCAAGTGAATACTGCAGTAACAATAGCCAGTTGCTCAAATATCTTAGCTTCACCTAGCAAATGCTTTCGGAAGCAGTATAATCCATAAACCGCAACCACTATGGCCACAAACCATGGCCAAAACAACCAAGTCCAGCTGAAGTACATCCAGAAGAAGGGATTCAAAAGCAAATTCACAGTCCATTTTGTGGCGGCAATAGTAATAGACAAGATCCCAGACCACTTGATGATATCGTAAGGGGTCAACTGGGGAAAGGCAGCTTTCCACGAATCAAGGTTTTTAAGGGGTTTAAGAAGTGGGTTTTGAAATTCTGGCCTTGTGGCGTTGGAATGTGAGCAACTGAGTGGAGGTAACAGATTGGTTCTTGTTGTTTTCGGCGATGACAACAATGGCTGTCCAAAAAAGGAGCAACTAGGTGGTGTTTTGATAAGCTTCTCGCTTTGGAGAAAGCGTGGGGTGTGGTTTAGAAGATGGACTTGTAGATGTTTGTTGAAAGGTCTCTGAGAGAGTTTGCTGCCATTTGGGGAGCCAACACAGAATGGTATCGTCCTTGAGTGTAGAAGAACTGAGTTGGGTTCCATAGTTTGCGAGAAAGAACAAAGCAGCGACCTTTTTACTTTTACGAAAATCCAGCAGGCTCCAACATTGTTTTAGAGACCAACTGTGAAAATTCAGCCGAGAGAAATGAGAAGACTGaaatttttcttcctcttcttctgcGGCTTTGGGTCTCTAGGTAACATGAAGAGAAGACACGTCAGCTTTTTTGGTTAACTGGACCAAGCGGCCCAACATGTGTTAGTTGGGCAAATGGCCCAAACTTCAGGATAACCGTTTCAGCACTCTTTCGTCTTAATTGGACCAATAGCCCCAAACTTAAATTTACATTGTTTGGTTTGAAGCCCAAAACATAATTCTAGAACAGCAAAtgcacttatttatttatttatgaataccaaaaagaaaaaaaaaaaatttttttttttgaacatttgaaTGTATAAACGTACCATGGAACCCAGAATGTTAGATCTATATGCGTGTAATTGGCAATCTGATTAGACAATCTGCATACAtagaactttcttttttttattttttttttttggggcaattgCATGCATAGGATTGTTAGATCCATCATAATGTGGTGCATTTGGTACTGCCCTTCTAAATTTATAGATTAGGTATACATATAGACGAACTGGGATGAATTTGATAAAttgatataatatcataaattttacaaatttatttgtttttggaaaatttacaaattgaaaaaaaaaacatatgaaataaatataagttTCATGTtatttctaatttctaattcaccaaaaaaaaatgttatttataatttctaaaaaaaagagtaaaattacttaatagtttgaatataattaattaaaagaaatagtaTATTGGCACCTAATtggatattttataatttattaattaaatatttaactttttcaagaaaaaaacaagaatactatat includes:
- the LOC107410990 gene encoding uncharacterized protein LOC107410990, with protein sequence MEPNSVLLHSRTIPFCVGSPNGSKLSQRPFNKHLQVHLLNHTPRFLQSEKLIKTPPSCSFFGQPLLSSPKTTRTNLLPPLSCSHSNATRPEFQNPLLKPLKNLDSWKAAFPQLTPYDIIKWSGILSITIAATKWTVNLLLNPFFWMYFSWTWLFWPWFVAIVVAVYGLYCFRKHLLGEAKIFEQLAIVTAVFTWLTLVPPAFFNGFLEGWPFVFFFVYHYFFFFNVSIRKRLYGDYFVRPHDPKWDVSPPKRYRFLFCIGVMVGHWLAAFEGPELHRIPGGWSNVGVWIMILVTLLMQYNATLYLAKYSEKVVVPTAVVQFGPYRWVRHPIYASLMLLFATYCIALRAPLSSLFVVAVCVLYYEQKAKMEEAMMVETFGESYLEYASKVRYKFIPFVY